The following proteins are encoded in a genomic region of Herminiimonas arsenicoxydans:
- a CDS encoding putative Signal transduction histidine kinase (Evidence 3 : Function proposed based on presence of conserved amino acid motif, structural feature or limited homology; Product type pr : putative regulator): MKKSVFTLRRSIVLAVVIGLFVPAALVDGYSWLKTYDTEIKKRTNRLAEETAVALAGGMSEALWNFKYEDAVALSDGAIWRNDDIVRIEVRDNKGTLFATSERRERPSGLIVSSGTSIVHHGQTIGSLRVEVGSMRLQQIMMENLARQILALALQIGLSILLILFFFERRLMRPLQRLHTDATHLLEHQLEQPFASQRRDEIGLLSQKLEQARLRLRHLLGDVQDDSTIETEQNPHARMELHEHAAHLRALTARSPIAMIEWNKKYQVVEWNTAAERIFGYRRDLAMGRNIRFLSPLDQRHLIEGMVQQARSHAGAPIVQENLTADGRIIRCQWRYSHIDEDDGNTGRLLSMTEDITEQHHAAEALRLSEAKFAGAFRDNPEPISIARYPDGTFVEVNAAFENILGFARDEWLEKNGLRLDIWVYPEERTELFRQLERDKKVENFAWSMRSKTGEIRHCLLNATLFPIADEMYVLAVMRDVTSQKLLEEQKMEADHALLRLAQGTQGIAGEPFFELLVNDLASALRTDCALIAVRSSTDPQRILTLASHMHGEIVDNFECEIPGTPYGHTLDTGLCVFAHDVQNMFAQNTSLIKRGWDSYAGAPLHDANGLAIGVLAVMHSRPLRNPDLVKSLLQVFSERASAELERKRAEEELRLSEQRFATIFHSTPVPMFVTQLSNDSVIKDANAAFEQLFKRTRQSVLGKNTQDLAMYCNPADRDAVLSNLQNTGSLEQLAELWMYRGDQSKILIQFSGHVFLLEGEQFGILACQDVTEKRLIENEILEFNATLEDRVIERTEELQQANQELETTLEALNLAHEELVNNEKLAALGALVAGISHELNTPIGNSLMVASALSDQTARLAENYRDSKGIKRSSLETYINDVDKAGDILVRNLHRAADLVHSFKQVAIDQTSSQRRTFSLEEVISEILLTLWPLIRKTPFTVEQSIPEDLVFDSYPGPLGQVLNNLINNALLHGFEGKNQGLVVIAARNSAEGWVELTIRDDGVGIPASNLSRIFDPFFTTKLGEGGSGLGLNITHNIVSGILGGRVRVQSAVGTGTTFILTLPLTAPQRSHDDEALHPLA; the protein is encoded by the coding sequence ATGAAAAAAAGCGTATTTACCCTGCGGCGTTCTATCGTACTGGCAGTGGTAATCGGCTTGTTCGTCCCTGCAGCTCTGGTCGATGGCTATAGCTGGTTAAAAACCTACGATACGGAAATCAAAAAGCGCACCAACAGACTGGCAGAGGAAACTGCCGTCGCACTGGCTGGCGGCATGAGCGAGGCGTTGTGGAATTTCAAGTACGAAGACGCCGTTGCACTGAGCGACGGTGCGATATGGCGCAACGACGACATTGTCCGTATAGAAGTGCGCGACAATAAAGGCACTCTGTTTGCCACCAGCGAACGCCGCGAGCGCCCATCCGGTCTTATCGTCAGCTCCGGCACCAGTATTGTCCATCACGGACAGACCATCGGCTCGCTCAGAGTTGAAGTCGGCAGCATGAGACTGCAGCAAATCATGATGGAAAATCTGGCCCGGCAAATACTGGCGCTGGCGCTGCAAATCGGTTTGTCCATTCTGCTGATACTGTTCTTTTTTGAACGCCGTCTGATGCGGCCGCTGCAACGTCTGCATACCGACGCCACACATCTGCTTGAACATCAGCTCGAACAACCGTTCGCATCGCAACGCCGCGATGAAATCGGCCTGCTCTCGCAAAAGCTTGAGCAGGCACGCCTGCGTTTGCGCCATCTTCTGGGCGACGTGCAGGATGACAGTACTATCGAGACCGAACAGAACCCACACGCCAGAATGGAATTGCATGAGCATGCAGCACACCTGCGCGCACTGACAGCACGCAGTCCGATCGCGATGATCGAATGGAACAAGAAATATCAGGTGGTCGAATGGAATACCGCAGCCGAGCGCATATTCGGCTACCGCCGGGATCTTGCAATGGGCAGGAATATTCGCTTTCTCAGTCCACTGGACCAACGCCACCTGATCGAAGGCATGGTCCAGCAAGCCAGATCCCATGCGGGCGCGCCCATCGTGCAGGAAAATTTAACCGCCGATGGACGCATCATCCGCTGTCAGTGGCGCTATTCGCATATAGACGAAGATGACGGCAATACCGGCCGCCTGTTATCGATGACGGAAGATATTACGGAGCAGCATCATGCCGCAGAAGCGCTGCGCCTGTCGGAAGCGAAATTCGCCGGCGCCTTCCGCGACAATCCCGAGCCGATTTCGATTGCACGTTACCCCGATGGCACATTTGTCGAAGTCAATGCCGCGTTTGAAAACATTCTGGGTTTTGCACGCGATGAATGGCTGGAAAAAAACGGCTTGCGCTTGGATATTTGGGTATATCCGGAAGAACGTACAGAATTATTCCGGCAGCTGGAGCGTGATAAAAAGGTGGAAAATTTCGCCTGGAGCATGCGCAGCAAGACTGGTGAAATTCGCCACTGCCTGCTCAATGCGACACTGTTTCCCATAGCCGACGAGATGTACGTGCTGGCCGTCATGCGCGACGTCACCAGCCAGAAGCTGCTGGAAGAACAGAAGATGGAAGCCGACCATGCGCTGCTGCGGCTGGCGCAGGGTACGCAGGGCATCGCTGGCGAGCCCTTCTTTGAATTGCTGGTCAACGATCTGGCGAGCGCACTGCGTACCGATTGCGCACTGATAGCGGTGCGTTCCAGTACCGACCCGCAGCGCATACTGACACTGGCATCGCATATGCATGGCGAAATCGTCGACAACTTCGAGTGTGAGATTCCCGGCACTCCCTATGGACATACGCTGGATACCGGCCTCTGCGTTTTTGCCCATGATGTACAGAATATGTTCGCGCAAAACACCTCCCTGATCAAACGCGGCTGGGACAGCTACGCCGGTGCACCGCTGCACGATGCCAACGGCCTTGCCATAGGCGTACTGGCCGTGATGCATTCCAGGCCGCTGCGCAACCCGGATCTCGTCAAATCGCTGCTGCAGGTATTCAGCGAACGTGCATCGGCAGAGCTTGAACGCAAGCGCGCAGAAGAAGAATTGCGGCTCAGCGAACAGCGTTTCGCGACAATCTTTCATTCCACGCCGGTGCCCATGTTCGTCACGCAACTCAGCAACGATAGTGTGATCAAGGACGCCAATGCAGCGTTTGAACAATTGTTCAAACGCACGCGGCAGTCGGTGCTCGGCAAGAACACTCAGGATCTCGCCATGTATTGCAATCCCGCCGATCGCGACGCCGTGCTGAGCAATCTGCAAAATACCGGCAGCCTGGAGCAGCTCGCTGAGTTATGGATGTACCGCGGTGACCAGAGCAAGATACTGATTCAGTTTTCCGGCCACGTTTTTTTGCTGGAAGGCGAACAGTTCGGCATTCTGGCGTGCCAGGACGTGACGGAAAAACGCCTGATTGAAAATGAAATTCTGGAATTCAATGCGACCCTGGAAGACCGCGTCATCGAACGTACGGAAGAATTGCAGCAAGCCAATCAGGAACTGGAAACCACGCTGGAAGCATTGAATCTGGCGCATGAAGAATTGGTCAACAATGAAAAGCTGGCTGCATTGGGTGCGCTGGTAGCCGGCATTTCGCACGAATTGAACACACCTATCGGCAACAGCCTGATGGTGGCCAGCGCCCTCAGCGACCAGACGGCCAGGCTGGCCGAAAATTACCGCGACAGCAAGGGCATCAAGCGTTCAAGTCTGGAAACCTATATCAACGATGTCGACAAGGCGGGCGATATTCTGGTGCGCAACCTGCATCGCGCTGCCGATCTGGTCCACAGCTTCAAGCAGGTCGCCATCGATCAAACCAGTTCGCAAAGACGCACTTTCTCGCTGGAAGAAGTCATCAGCGAAATCCTGCTGACGCTCTGGCCACTGATACGCAAAACACCATTTACGGTCGAACAAAGCATTCCGGAAGACCTGGTTTTTGACAGCTATCCAGGCCCGCTGGGTCAGGTGCTGAACAATCTGATTAACAATGCCCTGTTGCACGGTTTTGAAGGAAAAAATCAGGGTTTGGTCGTCATTGCTGCGCGCAACAGTGCCGAAGGCTGGGTGGAGCTGACAATCAGAGACGATGGCGTCGGCATTCCGGCCAGCAACCTGAGCCGGATTTTCGATCCGTTTTT